The genomic interval cctttctttaatgtcgtcaattgtcgctttgtgcttaaaaaaaaaaaagtatcggttcaggcactggTATCGTttaaaaagtatcggtttagcaccggtatcgaagagggttttctcctgtgcaggtcatgcgattagtcaggaaatgtgtcgcattttgccggagaaggcaaatatgctgatatttctacaaaagaattgctgaagtattgaagctgtagtgtgtgtacagagtgtgtgtgtgtgttttgtatttatttgtatttatttaagtatagtctaaacttttgttaacagttcatatattatttaagtattaagttaaaaagtgtttcgtatttatttatatatataatttactttaaacagttcatatatttggcaataaaaaaagcctttcttaaatgtcgtcaatcgtcacttttttattatttttttataaaagtatcggttccggcaccgtttaggcaccgatatcgttttaaaagtatcggttatgtaccggtatcggataaaaaccaaacgatacccatccctacccttcatacacacacaccctctcatccttcatacacacacaccctctcatccttcaccacacacacaccctctcatccagatcatcacaacacacacacaccctctcattcagatcatcaccacacacaccctctcatccttcatacacacacaccctctcatccttcaccacacacacaccctctcatccagatcatcacaacacacacacaccctctcatccagatcatcaccacacactcatccttcacacacacaccctctcattcagatcatcaccacacacaccctctcatccttcacacacacaccctctcatccttcaccacacacacaccctctcatccagatcatcacaacacacacacactctcatccagttcatcaccacacacaccctctcatccttcatacacacacaccctctcatccagatcaccccccaccccccaccccaacaatgtgttggatttaacggtcgaattagatactttggctattgtattgggaaagtaaacaggtcaaagtttactccgtaacatccaccttcggtgcactgccctgctattgtttctaacattacatgtgacagggcaacagccgagtgattcttttccaaattgaaactgattaagacctacctgagcagcatggggcaggagaggctgaatgggctggctatcctgtccattgaaagagcaaatcatgcattaccacttttatgtttgaccgtactgtgctcagtcagctaggtcttgacgttcagattctgcgccaaAACGAGCTATATTGTATcttctcgtcacatgatcaaatagagacttgacattggcgaacaagatacatattacccagcaatcatcattgcatatctgtatatgacaaaaataacaaattaaataacagattattcatttaattgaatcagctttttaatagtttctatagtgtatgcacgataagcatataattgtgttatagattgctactgacgatttccccctaaaaattatgaaaaccatgacagagacaagtttgccattttgagggaatatatagcataagggatCTCAGCTAGTCCAAATATCCAAACTgcagccatgtcatgtctcaccgcctgtcttggggagataaaggcatggatgagcaacaactttctccagctaaacagtagcaaaaccgaagcccttcttgttggcactccacaccaggttcagtcatcctccttaactcatctcaccttcgacagccaggtcatccccctctcctccacagtcactaatctcggagttaggtttgacccacacctgacctttaatgaccatataaaacacctgtgcaaaacctccttttatcatctaagaaacatctccaaactccgccccactttaaccctatcagatgcagagaagcttgtccacgtctttatctcctcaagactggactattgtaattcgcttttctatgggatcactggcaagaacatccagaagctgcaaaacatccaaaacagcgctgccaggatcctgatgagggtccggaaatatgagcacataacaccaatattacactcactacactggctccctgtctctttccggattgactacaacgtccttatactcacccatacatgcataaatgggcatgcacctccctacctgcaagaattaattactccccaaacctccacctacaccctcaggtcttcaaacagctcgctcctccgcgtccccaaaaccaagctccgcaccataggcgaccgggccttttgctcggcagcgccacgcttatggaacagcctccctgaccacctaaggacaacgcagacgctggactcctttaaagctggactaaaaacatttttattcaggaaggcatttctggccttgtgttaaatcgtatgttaaaatgttaaaaggttttctattatgcttatgttaattcatttttattttattgtattattatagttagtttttaatatgttggcactctgagattcttagaaaatgaacaaaatacacctttttcaaccacaaagaagagatacataacagcgacttcacacagaggctctggcttaggggccccctgagctcatgggcccctgggcctgggcccggtaggcccgttcgttaatccatccctgtctctcatccttcaccacacacacaccctctcatccagatcatcaccacacacacacacaccctctcatcagttcatcaccacacacacacacacacacacacacacacacacacacacacaccctctcatccttcgccacacacacaccctctcatccgTCTTTGTACAGATGAAAGTAAACACTGACCATGACTTGCTTTTACGCTCTGGATATTTTATTATGATTTAATGTTACATGTGTAAGTCTACTTCTGAGAGGAACCCTCTGGAAATCTGCTAAGGTCCCCACtctttgctgtttgttttgggtgCCTGTGGGTTTGCATGGTCTTGTGTGGCGTGTGCACTATGTACATgatggttaagtgtgtgtgtgtttgtgtgcaccatGTACatgatggttatgtgtgtgtgtgtgtgtgtgtgtgtgtgtgtgtgcactatggacatgatggttatgtgtgtgtgtgtgtgtgtgtgcacattggacatgatggttatgtgtgtgtgtgtgtgtgtgtgtgtgtgtgtgtgtgtgtgtgtgtgtgtgtgtgtgtgtgtgtgtgtgtgtgtgtgtgtgtgtgtgcactggtggtTGAGAGTTCTATAAAGTTTCATCTGAGTGGTCAGGGTGATAATAGACACATTTACTGCATGTGTAAATAACTGtgatcagtgtgttcagtgtatatcagtgtgtccagtgtgttcagtgtgttcagtgtgttcagtgtgatcagtgggtttcagtgtgtgtgtgtgtgtgtgtgtgtgtgtgtgtgtgtgtgtgtgtgcagtgtgttcagtgtgtgcagtgtgatcagtgggtttcagtgtgtgtgtgtgtgtgtgtgtggtgtgtgttcagtgtgtgtgtgtgtgtgtgtgtgtgtgttcagtgtgatcagtgtgttcagtgtgttcagtgtgtgtgtgttcagtgtgttcagtgtatatcagtgtgtccagtgtgtccagtgtgttcagtgtgtgcagtgtgttcagtgtgatcaatgtgttcagtgtgttcagtgggtttcagtgtgtgtgtgtgtgtgtgtgtgtgtgtgtgtgtgtgtgtgtgtgtgtgtgtgcgtgcactagGTACatgatggttatgtgtgtgtgtttcagtgttcagagtgttcagtgtgatcagtgtgttcagtgtatatcagtgtgttcagtgtgatcagtttcagtgatcagtgtgttcagtgtatatcagtgtgttcagtgtgttcattgtgatcagtgtgtgtgtgtgtgtgtgtgtgtgtgtgtgcactaggtacatgatggttatgtgtgtgtgttcagtgtgatcagtgtgttcagtgtgatcaGTGAGGCTTTGTCCTGTTCTctgctgtgtttcaggtgtgtgtgtctggggtgatGAGTCAGATGAGAGAGTTAGTGCTGTGGTTGGAGGAACAGTGGTGCTGTCGTCTGGATATCAGAGGGAAGATGTCAAATCTGCTGAATGGAACTTTAATAAGTTAATAATAGCCGAATATGCAGAACCTAACATTAAGGTTGATTTTATTGAACAATTCAAAGGAAGATTAGAAATGAACCCTTACAATTTCAGTTTAACTGTCAGCAAACTGACAAAAAAAGATTCAGGACGGTTCTTATTTACTGGCACAGGAACAACTGGTACGCAGTTGAAGGCGAAAACATTTCTACTACAAGTCTATGGTAAGctaatcatctctctctatctctctctctctctctctctctctctctctctctctctctctctctgtctgtctgtctgtctgtctgtctttctctgttgtgTACATGAATACTCTGTACTTTTAGGACCatacaaacaacacattaaGAGCCATTCtaaggacacatacacacacacacacacacacacacacacacacacacacactctttctctctctcacacacacacacacacacacacacgacactgtACCCTCCACTAGCATTAATCATAATATGTTCAATCTGATGATTCTAAGAGCCACTCATTCCAATCACTGAATTTGCGTATATGTGTCACTTGCCTAATACTGTTTACTAAAGGATGGCTCTTGCTTAATTAGATTCCACTCTGACGATGAATGTGGTAAAGAATGTGACCCTGCTCCAGCCGAATAACACGTGCATGGTCAGTTTGCTCTGCAATGCCAGCGGTGGACCTGATGTGAGTTTCTCATGGAGTGGGTATCGCACGGGTAGTGAGGCCAATCTGCGCTTCCCTCTATCACCAGCAGATGGCAGGGTCATACTTACATGCACTGCAGTTCGCGACCAAACCACTAAAGAAACAAAAGTGACCCTCAAGTGCGACAACAAGACTTTAAATGACTCTGGGGAATCCGATGTTGTCAATCCGACTCCTCCCACCCGTGAGCTTTTAGGTATGCCTTTTAATAGTAATACTAATAAGTAGTAGTAATAACAAGCTCTAAATGAACACCTGGTGCGTTGTATGTGGATGGAGAGAGTTGCTGTTTCAGCGACGTCATCATCTATAGTTCCATGGGTCTTATAGTACATAGTATTTGGACAAGAGTCTGTCAAATTATTAAACTGTAACTATATTTGTGACAG from Clupea harengus unplaced genomic scaffold, Ch_v2.0.2, whole genome shotgun sequence carries:
- the LOC122132386 gene encoding uncharacterized protein LOC122132386 — translated: MFHCFQSSTVGSGTGALVLVLLQGVCVWGDESDERVSAVVGGTVVLSSGYQREDVKSAEWNFNKLIIAEYAEPNIKVDFIEQFKGRLEMNPYNFSLTVSKLTKKDSGRFLFTGTGTTGTQLKAKTFLLQVYDSTLTMNVVKNVTLLQPNNTCMVSLLCNASGGPDVSFSWSGYRTGSEANLRFPLSPADGRVILTCTAVRDQTTKETKVTLKCDNKTLNDSGESDVVNPTPPTRELLEKLWYPVFCGDSCSMVVVGPHHSQHSSWCVLPQETQATEQDTVYADVNPDQKQTPRRSLSGPNEMSIYETVNEGAIGIQSNPQTLYDKINFTRQGGKKDICTRAIGNQSNPQTLYDKINFTRQGGKSDVCPTLSSPYQEV